One Stegostoma tigrinum isolate sSteTig4 chromosome 22, sSteTig4.hap1, whole genome shotgun sequence DNA segment encodes these proteins:
- the ddx5 gene encoding probable ATP-dependent RNA helicase DDX5 yields the protein MPGYDRGDRSRERGGFGSGGPRFGGSRNAPPPGRKFGQPGEKLRKRKWDLDELPKFEKNFYVEHVDVMNRPVQEIEQYRRSKEITVKGLACPKPVFNFVEASFPTYVLDVLMQQNFTEPTAIQAQGWPVALSGKDMVGIAQTGSGKTLAYLLPAIVHINHQPFLERGDGPICLVLAPTRELAQQVQQVAHDYGRASRLKSTCIYGGAPKGPQIRDLERGVEICIATPGRLIDFLEAGKTNLRRCTYLVLDEADRMLDMGFEPQIRKIVEQIRPDRQTLMWSATWPKEVRQLAEDFLKEYVQINIGALELSANHNILQIIDVCQEVEKDDKLLRLMEEIMSEKENKTIIFVETKRRCDELTRRMRRDGWPAMCIHGDKSQPERDWVLNEFRSGKAPILIATDVASRGLDVEDVKFVINYDYPNSSEDYIHRIGRTARSSKTGTAYTFFTPGNIKQANDLISVLREANQAINPKLIQMVEDRGSGRSRGRGGYKDDRRDDRRDRFSSSNRGGGYNGFRNRDSMDRVYGSGGRENGFNSQSYTSAGQNSFGSGKFASTNSFGNISRFANSSTYPGSVNQGAGSFGSQSQNGYKAGSKVQQFGGNHSGPNAMQSNGIGQQASVGAQYQYPPPPLMGMGFQAQTGYPMPLAYGGMQK from the exons CAAATTCGAGAAGAACTTCTACGTCGAGCACGTAGATGTGATGAACCGACCTGTG CAAGAAATTGAACAATATAGAAGAAGCAAAGaaatcacagtaaaaggacttGCATGCCCTAAACCAGTTTTCAACTTTGTCGAAGCAAGTTTTCCAA CATACGTATTGGATGTTCTCATGCAGCAGAATTTCACAGAGCCAACTGCTATTCAGGCTCAAGGTTGGCCTGTTGCACTTAGTGGCAAGGATATGGTTGGCATTGCGCAGACTGGATCTGGTAAAACATTAGCT TACTTGCTGCCTGCCATTGTCCACATAAACCATCAGCCTTTCCTGGAACGTGGAGATGGTCCCATA TGTTTAGTTCTGGCACCAACCAGAGAGCTAGCTCAACAAGTACAGCAAGTGGCACATGATTATGGAAGAGCATCCCGTCTAAAATCAACATGTATTTATGGAGGCGCACCAAAGGGCCCACAGATTCGGGATCTTGAAAGAG gtgTGGAAATCTGTATCGCAACACCTGGTAGATTGATTGACTTTTTGGAAGCTGGAAAAACAAATCTTCGGAGGTGTACATATCTAGTACTTGATGAGGCTGATCGCATGCTTGACATGGGATTTGAACCACAGATCCGGAAAATTGTTGAACAAATCAGG CCTGACAGACAGACCTTGATGTGGAGTGCAACCTGGCCTAAAGAAGTTCGACAGTTGGCTGAAGATTTCTTGAAGGAATATGTTCAGATTAATATTGGCGCTTTAGAACTTAGTGCTAATCACAACATCCTGCAGATTATCGATGTGTGCCAAGAGGTCGAGAAAGATGATAA GTTGCTAAGGTTGATGGAGGAGATAAtgagtgaaaaagaaaacaaaactatcATTTTTGTAGAGACCAAACGGAGATGTGATGAGCTTACACGGCGAATGAGGAGAGATGG ATGGCCAGCAATGTGCATTCATGGTGACAAGAGTCAGCCAGAGCGTGACTGGGTTCTAAATG AGTTTCGGTCAGGCAAAGCACCAATCCTTATTGCCACAGATGTTGCATCTAGAGGTTTAG ATGTTGAAGATGTGAAATTTGTCATCAATTATGACTACCCTAACTCCTCTGAAGACTATATTCACCGCATTGGGCGAACTGCCCGCAGTTCCAAAACTGGCACAGCTTACACGTTCTTTACTCCTGGCAACATAAAGCAAGCAAATGACCTTATCTCTGTGCTTCGTGAAGCAAATCAGGCTATCAACCCAAAGCTAATTCagatggtagaagacagaggttcGG GTCGTTCCAGGGGTAGGGGTGGATATAAAGATGATCGCCGTGATGACCGAAGAGACAGATTCTCTAGCTCTAACAGGGGTGGGGGTTATAATGGTTTTAGAAATAGGGATAGCATGGACAGGGTATATGGATCTGGAGGCAGGGAAAATGGTTTTAACTCTCAAAGTTATACCTCAGCTGGACAAAACTCATTTGGGTCTGGAAAATTTGCCTCGACAAACAGCTTTGGAAATATCTCTCGGTTTGCAAATTCTTCCACTTATCCAGGATCTGTGAACCAGGgagcaggttcatttggcagtcaAAGTCAAAATGGTTACAAGGCTGGTAGCAAAGTCCAGCAATTTGGAGGTAATCATTCTGGTCCAAATGCCATGCAGAGCAATGGCATTGGTCAACAGGCATCTGTGGGTGCTCAGTATCAGTATCCACCCCCACCTTTAATGGGAATGGGTTTCCAGGCACAGACTGGTTATCCTATGCCTCTTGCTTATGGAGGGATGCAAAAATAA